Proteins encoded by one window of Arachis ipaensis cultivar K30076 chromosome B04, Araip1.1, whole genome shotgun sequence:
- the LOC107638269 gene encoding DNA topoisomerase 3-beta isoform X1 produces MAPPKVLMVAEKPSIAVSIASVLSRGKMFTRRVSTEVHEFDGVFFGSPAQFKVTSVIGHVFSVDFPPKYQDWAATDPLDLFEAQIVKNESNPKAHICRHLNQEARGCRYLVLWLDCDREGENICFEVIQSTGFNIKDTYRARFSAVTEKDVMKALDNLSTPNRDEALAVDARQEIDLKVGVAFTRYQTSYFQGKYGNLDSRVISYGPCQTPTLGFCVQRYLQINTFKPEKFWSLHPYIIFQGYEIQLEWQRGRLFDKTVAMMFQKLVAEDGFLEVTEISEKQETKGRPVGLNTVNLLKVASSALGFGPHMAMQIAERLYTQGYISYPRTESTAYPPSFDFRGTLSAQANSPTWGSYVQGLLANGYHKPRSGTDVGDHPPITPMKSVTEDTLGSDAWKLYQYICQHFIGTVSPDCKYLRRKVEFSIGGESFHCTGHQVIAKGFTAIMPWLAINDKNIPSFTKGQKIEVSKLELYEGTTSPPDYLTESELISLMEKHGIGTDASIPVHINNICERNYVQVQASRRLVPTTLGITLVRGYQSIDPDLCLPDIRSFIEQQITLIAKGQADHHCVVQHVIQQFKQKFSYFVKKIEDMDALFEAQFSALTDSGRAMSKCGKCLRYMKYISAQPTRLYCGTCEEVYYLPPMGTIKLYKELSCPLDNFELLVCSMPGPEGKAFPLCPYCYSNPPFEGIESLINTVKNGPSGKIGKGAGMPCTLCPHPTCPNSLVSQGVCACPECSGTLVLDPLSAPKWRLCCNKCNCLVFLAQGAHRISTTKERCPECDSSVVEVDFNKKTTPLEDGSTLHRGCILCDELLHSLVEMKHGRGFRRMGSRGGRGRGGGRRGGYRGRGRGKMVDPKMSFRDF; encoded by the exons ATGGCCCCTCCCAAAGTTCTAATG GTTGCAGAGAAGCCTAGCATCGCTGTCTCTATTGCCTCTGTTCTCTCGCGCGGCAAG ATGTTTACAAGGAGGGTCAGCACTGAAGTACATGAATTTGATGGGGTGTTTTTTGGATCTCCTGCGCAGTTTAAAGTGACATCAGTCATTGGACATGTTTTCAG TGTAGATTTTCCTCCCAAATATCAAGATTGGGCAGCCACAGATCCATTAGATCTTTTTGAAGCTCAGATTGTAAAGAATGAATCAAACCCAAAG GCTCACATTTGTAGACACTTAAATCAAGAAGCTCGTGGGTGCCGTTATTTGGTATTGTGGTTAGATTGTGATCGTGAAGGAGAAAACATATGTTTCGAGG TTATACAATCAACTGGTTTCAACATAAAAGACACTTATCGTGCACGGTTTTCAGCTGTTACTGAGAAAGATGTTATGAAAGCTCTAGACAACCTTTCTACGCCCAATAGAGATGAGGCATTGGCTGTTGATGCTAGGCAAGAGATAGATTTAAAGGTTGGGGTTGCTTTTACTCGATATCAGACGAGTTATTTCCAGGGAAAATATGGGAACCTAGATTCCAGGGTCATCTC TTATGGACCATGTCAAACGCCTACCTTAGGCTTTTGTGTGCAGAGGTATCTGCAAATAAATACTTTCAAGCCAGAAAAGTTTTGGAGTTTGCACCCGTACATAATTTTCCAAGGATATGAAATTCAGTTAGAATGGCAACGTGGCAGATTATTTGACAAAACT GTTGCTATGATGTTTCAGAAATTGGTTGCAGAAGATGGATTTTTAGAAGTTACTGAAATATCAGAAAAGCAGGAAACTAAAGGTCGTCCTGTTGGTCTAAATACTGTGAATCTTCTGAAG GTTGCTTCAAGTGCTCTTGGATTTGGTCCTCACATGGCTATGCAAATAGCTGAGCGATTGTATACTCAAGGATACATCAG CTATCCTCGCACAGAAAGCACAGCATACCCTCCTTCATTTGATTTTCGTGGTACACTCTCTGCACAGGCAAATAGTCCTACATGGGGTAGTTATGTACAAGGGCTACTCGCCAATGGTTATCACAAACCTCGATCTGGAACAGATGTCGGTGATCATCCTCCCATTACTCCAATGAAATCAGTAACAGAAGATACCCTGGGAAGTGATGCTTGGAAGCTATACCAATACATCTGCCAACACTTCATAGGGACAGTCTCTCCAGACTGCAAGTATTTAAG GAGAAAGGTTGAGTTTTCAATTGGTGGAGAGTCCTTTCATTGTACAGGACATCAAGTCATTGCCAAAGGATTTACTGCAATAATGCCTTGGCTGGCCATAAATGATAAAAATATTCCTTCATTTACAAAAGGGCAGAAGATAGAAGTGTCAAAACTTGAACTATATGAG GGGACTACCTCACCTCCAGATTATCTTACTGAAAGTGAGTTGATCTCCCTGATGGAGAAGCATGGAATAGGAACGGATGCGTCTATTCCTGTACATATTAACAACATATGTGAGAGGAACTATGTGCAG GTACAAGCAAGTAGGAGGCTTGTCCCAACTACACTAGGTATAACTTTAGTGAGGGGTTATCAATCAATTGATCCAGACCTCTGCCTTCCTGATATTCGTAGCTTCATTGAGCAACAAATAACTCTTATTGCTAAGGGTCAGGCAGATCATCATTGTGTAGTGCAGCATGTTATACAACAATTCAAGCAGAAGTTCAGTTACTTCGTCAAGAAG ATTGAAGATATGGATGCATTATTTGAAGCACAATTTTCTGCCCTTACTGATTCAGGACGCGCTATGAGTAAATGTGGTAAATGCTTGCGGTATATGAAGTACATTTCTGCTCAGCCAACACGTTTGTATTGTGGTACATGTGAGGAGGTTTATTATCTTCCACCGATGGGCACAATCAAG CTGTACAAGGAACTGTCTTGTCCACTAGATAATTTTGAGCTTCTGGTCTGCTCCATGCCGGGTCCTGAGGGTAAAGCATTCCCACTATGCCCATACTGCTATAGTAATCCTCCGTTCGAAGGGATCGAATCACTTATTAATACAGTGAAAAATGGTCCTTCTGGCAAGATTGGCAAGGGAGCTGGCATGCCATGCACCTTATGCCCTCATCCAACTTGCCCGAATTCTCTGGTTTCCCAGGGTGTATGTGCTTGTCCAGAGTGCAGTGGAACGCTTGTTTTGGACCCGTTAAGCGCTCCCAAGTGGCGACTTTGTTGCAACAAGTGCAACTGCCTTGTTTTTCTTGCACAAGGGGCTCACAGAATCTCAACTACTAAAGAACGATGCCCTGAGTGTGACTCTTCAGTCGTAGAAGTCGACTTCAACAAGAAGACAACTCCACTGGAAGACGGATCCACCTTACACCGTGGTTGCATTCTTTGTGATGAGTTGCTTCATTCCCTTGTAGAGATGAAACATGGGAGAGGCTTCAGACGTATGGGTTCACGGGGTGGAAGAGGACGAGGGGGAGGAAGAAGAGGCGGTTATAGGGGTAGAGGACGCGGAAAAATGGTGGATCCAAAAATGAGTTTTCGAGATTTCTAA
- the LOC107638269 gene encoding DNA topoisomerase 3-beta isoform X2 — protein sequence MFSDFPPKYQDWAATDPLDLFEAQIVKNESNPKAHICRHLNQEARGCRYLVLWLDCDREGENICFEVIQSTGFNIKDTYRARFSAVTEKDVMKALDNLSTPNRDEALAVDARQEIDLKVGVAFTRYQTSYFQGKYGNLDSRVISYGPCQTPTLGFCVQRYLQINTFKPEKFWSLHPYIIFQGYEIQLEWQRGRLFDKTVAMMFQKLVAEDGFLEVTEISEKQETKGRPVGLNTVNLLKVASSALGFGPHMAMQIAERLYTQGYISYPRTESTAYPPSFDFRGTLSAQANSPTWGSYVQGLLANGYHKPRSGTDVGDHPPITPMKSVTEDTLGSDAWKLYQYICQHFIGTVSPDCKYLRRKVEFSIGGESFHCTGHQVIAKGFTAIMPWLAINDKNIPSFTKGQKIEVSKLELYEGTTSPPDYLTESELISLMEKHGIGTDASIPVHINNICERNYVQVQASRRLVPTTLGITLVRGYQSIDPDLCLPDIRSFIEQQITLIAKGQADHHCVVQHVIQQFKQKFSYFVKKIEDMDALFEAQFSALTDSGRAMSKCGKCLRYMKYISAQPTRLYCGTCEEVYYLPPMGTIKLYKELSCPLDNFELLVCSMPGPEGKAFPLCPYCYSNPPFEGIESLINTVKNGPSGKIGKGAGMPCTLCPHPTCPNSLVSQGVCACPECSGTLVLDPLSAPKWRLCCNKCNCLVFLAQGAHRISTTKERCPECDSSVVEVDFNKKTTPLEDGSTLHRGCILCDELLHSLVEMKHGRGFRRMGSRGGRGRGGGRRGGYRGRGRGKMVDPKMSFRDF from the exons ATGTTTTCAG ATTTTCCTCCCAAATATCAAGATTGGGCAGCCACAGATCCATTAGATCTTTTTGAAGCTCAGATTGTAAAGAATGAATCAAACCCAAAG GCTCACATTTGTAGACACTTAAATCAAGAAGCTCGTGGGTGCCGTTATTTGGTATTGTGGTTAGATTGTGATCGTGAAGGAGAAAACATATGTTTCGAGG TTATACAATCAACTGGTTTCAACATAAAAGACACTTATCGTGCACGGTTTTCAGCTGTTACTGAGAAAGATGTTATGAAAGCTCTAGACAACCTTTCTACGCCCAATAGAGATGAGGCATTGGCTGTTGATGCTAGGCAAGAGATAGATTTAAAGGTTGGGGTTGCTTTTACTCGATATCAGACGAGTTATTTCCAGGGAAAATATGGGAACCTAGATTCCAGGGTCATCTC TTATGGACCATGTCAAACGCCTACCTTAGGCTTTTGTGTGCAGAGGTATCTGCAAATAAATACTTTCAAGCCAGAAAAGTTTTGGAGTTTGCACCCGTACATAATTTTCCAAGGATATGAAATTCAGTTAGAATGGCAACGTGGCAGATTATTTGACAAAACT GTTGCTATGATGTTTCAGAAATTGGTTGCAGAAGATGGATTTTTAGAAGTTACTGAAATATCAGAAAAGCAGGAAACTAAAGGTCGTCCTGTTGGTCTAAATACTGTGAATCTTCTGAAG GTTGCTTCAAGTGCTCTTGGATTTGGTCCTCACATGGCTATGCAAATAGCTGAGCGATTGTATACTCAAGGATACATCAG CTATCCTCGCACAGAAAGCACAGCATACCCTCCTTCATTTGATTTTCGTGGTACACTCTCTGCACAGGCAAATAGTCCTACATGGGGTAGTTATGTACAAGGGCTACTCGCCAATGGTTATCACAAACCTCGATCTGGAACAGATGTCGGTGATCATCCTCCCATTACTCCAATGAAATCAGTAACAGAAGATACCCTGGGAAGTGATGCTTGGAAGCTATACCAATACATCTGCCAACACTTCATAGGGACAGTCTCTCCAGACTGCAAGTATTTAAG GAGAAAGGTTGAGTTTTCAATTGGTGGAGAGTCCTTTCATTGTACAGGACATCAAGTCATTGCCAAAGGATTTACTGCAATAATGCCTTGGCTGGCCATAAATGATAAAAATATTCCTTCATTTACAAAAGGGCAGAAGATAGAAGTGTCAAAACTTGAACTATATGAG GGGACTACCTCACCTCCAGATTATCTTACTGAAAGTGAGTTGATCTCCCTGATGGAGAAGCATGGAATAGGAACGGATGCGTCTATTCCTGTACATATTAACAACATATGTGAGAGGAACTATGTGCAG GTACAAGCAAGTAGGAGGCTTGTCCCAACTACACTAGGTATAACTTTAGTGAGGGGTTATCAATCAATTGATCCAGACCTCTGCCTTCCTGATATTCGTAGCTTCATTGAGCAACAAATAACTCTTATTGCTAAGGGTCAGGCAGATCATCATTGTGTAGTGCAGCATGTTATACAACAATTCAAGCAGAAGTTCAGTTACTTCGTCAAGAAG ATTGAAGATATGGATGCATTATTTGAAGCACAATTTTCTGCCCTTACTGATTCAGGACGCGCTATGAGTAAATGTGGTAAATGCTTGCGGTATATGAAGTACATTTCTGCTCAGCCAACACGTTTGTATTGTGGTACATGTGAGGAGGTTTATTATCTTCCACCGATGGGCACAATCAAG CTGTACAAGGAACTGTCTTGTCCACTAGATAATTTTGAGCTTCTGGTCTGCTCCATGCCGGGTCCTGAGGGTAAAGCATTCCCACTATGCCCATACTGCTATAGTAATCCTCCGTTCGAAGGGATCGAATCACTTATTAATACAGTGAAAAATGGTCCTTCTGGCAAGATTGGCAAGGGAGCTGGCATGCCATGCACCTTATGCCCTCATCCAACTTGCCCGAATTCTCTGGTTTCCCAGGGTGTATGTGCTTGTCCAGAGTGCAGTGGAACGCTTGTTTTGGACCCGTTAAGCGCTCCCAAGTGGCGACTTTGTTGCAACAAGTGCAACTGCCTTGTTTTTCTTGCACAAGGGGCTCACAGAATCTCAACTACTAAAGAACGATGCCCTGAGTGTGACTCTTCAGTCGTAGAAGTCGACTTCAACAAGAAGACAACTCCACTGGAAGACGGATCCACCTTACACCGTGGTTGCATTCTTTGTGATGAGTTGCTTCATTCCCTTGTAGAGATGAAACATGGGAGAGGCTTCAGACGTATGGGTTCACGGGGTGGAAGAGGACGAGGGGGAGGAAGAAGAGGCGGTTATAGGGGTAGAGGACGCGGAAAAATGGTGGATCCAAAAATGAGTTTTCGAGATTTCTAA